The Triticum aestivum cultivar Chinese Spring chromosome 3A, IWGSC CS RefSeq v2.1, whole genome shotgun sequence genome includes a region encoding these proteins:
- the LOC123059911 gene encoding chloroplastic group IIB intron splicing facilitator CRS2, chloroplastic, translating to MSLAMATPTATATAHLASPVLFSSSPDPRSRRPLRAPFRRTRLAVVASVPDPADKPVEYTPWLIAGLGNPGSKYHGTRHNVGFEMVDRIARDEGIVMNTIQSKSLLGVGLIGEVPVLLIKPQSYMNYCGEAIGPLAAYYQVPLRHILVIYDDMSLPNGVLRLQRKGGHGRHNGLQNVIEHLDGCREFPRLSIGIGSPPGKMDTRAFLLQKFSSEERIQIDTALEQGVDAVRTLVLKGFSGSIERFNLVQKYKFNRA from the exons ATGTCGCTCGCCATGGCCActcccaccgccaccgccaccgcccaccTCGCCTCGCCCGTCCTCTTCTCCTCATCCCCAGACCCCCGCAGCCGCCGACCCCTGAGGGCCCCGTTCCGACGCActcgcctcgccgtcgtcgcctccgtccccgaccccgccgacaAGCCGGTGGAGTACACGCCCTGGCTCATCGCCGGCCTCGGCAACCCCGGCAGCAAGTACCACGGCACTCGCCACAAC GTGGGGTTCGAGATGGTGGATCGCATCGCGCGGGACGAAGGGATCGTGATGAACACCATCCAGTCCAAGTCTCTGCTCGGAGTAG GTTTAATTGGGGAGGTACCAGTGCTGCTGATAAAGCCACAATCATACATGAATTATTGTGGTGAAGCA ATTGGACCGCTTGCTGCCTATTACCAAGTACCTCTGAGGCACATTCTTGTG ATTTATGATGACATGAGTCTGCCCAATGGTGTATTGCGACTTCAACGGAAAGGTGGCCATGGCCGCCATAATGG CCTACAGAATGTAATTGAGCATTTGGATGGCTGCCGGGAGTTTCCTCGTTTATCTATAG GCATTGGTAGCCCACCTGGCAAAATGGATACACGAGCTTTTCTTCTGCAGAAGTTTAGTTCAGAGGAACGAATTCAG attgacacCGCGTTGGAGCAAGGGGTGGATGCTGTGAGGACCCTTGTGCTGAAGGGTTTTAGTGGAAGTATTGAGAGATTTAATCTGGTCCAGAAGTACAAGTTCAACAGGGCTTGA